A single region of the Saprospiraceae bacterium genome encodes:
- a CDS encoding sulfatase-like hydrolase/transferase produces the protein MIKRRLTGNLNLDKNWKREVRNGKQYAGECLKIFRLPIFPFRFPLGLLSNLRRVVSCFLALGAILSWQSCQPGPKEKAATARPNIVLIMADDLGYGGIGCYGNQVLQTPHLDQLAAEGLRFTDFHSNGAVCSPTRAALLTGRYQQRAGLEGVIYVKGPTRQIGLDSSEQTMAKLLKANGYATGIFGKWHLGYAPAFNPVHHGFDEFYGYLSGNVDYHSHYDNAGIYDWWHNLDSIQEEGYSTDLITTHAVDFIKAHQDEPFFVYVPHESPHVPFQGRNDPGFRFPDNEFTYQGPVTDTDRAYIEMVEVMDEGIGVILQTLKDLHLEENTLVLFISDNGAEAFGHNGALNGDKGHLLEGGHRVPAIAYWKGKIQAGVSDETIMSFDWLPTFLALSNSSKPTDVALDGIDLSPLLLHGQALPPRNLYWRYRKESAIRQNQYKLWVKGADTLLFDLQQDLAESQNIAAQHPTLVQELAKALHTWESEMNKVTQKAD, from the coding sequence ATGATAAAGAGGAGATTGACAGGCAATCTAAACCTGGACAAAAATTGGAAAAGAGAAGTCAGAAATGGGAAACAATACGCAGGGGAATGCCTGAAAATTTTCCGACTTCCAATTTTCCCTTTCCGGTTTCCCCTCGGGCTATTGTCCAACCTTAGGCGGGTCGTCAGCTGTTTTTTGGCTTTGGGTGCCATCCTGAGTTGGCAAAGCTGTCAGCCAGGACCCAAAGAAAAGGCCGCTACTGCACGACCCAATATTGTCCTCATCATGGCGGATGACCTGGGTTACGGCGGGATTGGCTGTTATGGCAATCAAGTCTTGCAGACCCCCCACTTGGACCAGCTGGCTGCCGAGGGCTTGCGCTTCACCGATTTTCATTCCAATGGGGCGGTTTGTTCGCCCACCAGGGCTGCACTTTTGACTGGGAGGTACCAGCAACGGGCAGGCCTGGAAGGCGTTATTTATGTCAAGGGCCCCACCCGGCAGATTGGCTTAGATAGCTCGGAGCAAACCATGGCCAAATTGTTAAAGGCGAATGGGTATGCGACTGGTATTTTTGGCAAATGGCATTTAGGGTATGCTCCTGCTTTTAATCCTGTGCATCATGGCTTTGACGAATTTTATGGCTACCTGAGTGGAAATGTGGATTACCATTCTCATTATGATAATGCAGGTATTTACGATTGGTGGCACAACCTGGATAGCATACAGGAAGAAGGCTACTCTACTGACTTGATTACGACGCATGCTGTCGATTTTATCAAGGCGCACCAAGATGAGCCGTTTTTTGTGTATGTCCCGCATGAATCACCCCATGTCCCTTTTCAGGGTAGAAATGATCCTGGTTTTCGTTTTCCTGATAATGAATTTACGTATCAAGGTCCCGTAACTGATACAGACCGGGCCTATATCGAAATGGTAGAAGTGATGGACGAAGGAATAGGAGTGATCCTCCAAACCCTAAAAGACTTGCATTTAGAAGAAAACACCTTGGTGCTATTCATTTCTGATAATGGGGCTGAAGCGTTTGGGCACAATGGCGCCTTGAACGGCGACAAAGGACATTTACTGGAAGGTGGCCATCGGGTACCAGCCATTGCTTATTGGAAGGGAAAGATCCAAGCTGGGGTTAGCGACGAAACCATCATGAGTTTTGATTGGCTGCCGACTTTCTTGGCCCTTAGTAACAGCTCCAAACCGACTGATGTTGCACTGGATGGTATAGACCTCAGCCCGCTTTTACTCCATGGACAAGCATTGCCCCCACGAAACCTGTATTGGCGATACCGCAAAGAAAGTGCTATTCGCCAAAACCAATATAAATTATGGGTAAAAGGCGCCGACACCCTGCTGTTTGATTTGCAACAGGACCTGGCCGAATCCCAGAACATAGCAGCGCAACACCCGACATTGGTGCAGGAGCTGGCCAAAGCCCTCCACACCTGGGAATCTGAAATGAATAAAGTCACCCAAAAGGCAGATTGA
- a CDS encoding sulfatase — MPPRHRKTFSPRQALFLCFFGLLLSACTPNTKEEAPKRPNILFAFADDWGKYASCYAAIEGPNSIHSLLQTPHVDRIAREGALFTNAFVNAPSCTPCRSSLLSGQYFYRTGLGAILQGAIWDEAIPTFPLLLEKAGYHIGYTYKVWSPGEPQDAGYGGVKNRYQTSGNFNNYSQQVTKYVKEDSMTIAAAKQVLHDEVRANFQAFLDAREAGKPFCYWWGPTNTHRKWTYGSGKALWGINPDDLEGKMPAFLPDADTVREDFADYLGEAMAFDAGLGVLLGMLEDMGELDNTFIVVSGDHGFPGFSNGKCNLYDYGTNVALAARWPKVIPANRVITDFVSLPDLAPTFLEAGQAPLPDAMTAKSILPLLKTEQAGQVEEARTWVLTGRERHVRKARAGFLPYPQRAIRTQDYLYIINFEPDRFPLGDPLVVDDAYEPDMDALANNTFLAFGDFDASPTKAWLVAHRQEAAVKPFYQFAFGKRPAEELFELKTDPYQINNIANNPAFDDIRQALRKQLLDELARTGDPRVNAGEVPFEKAPYAGDL; from the coding sequence ATGCCTCCACGCCACAGAAAAACATTTTCACCAAGACAAGCCCTGTTCCTCTGCTTCTTTGGGCTCCTCCTCTCTGCTTGTACCCCAAACACCAAAGAAGAAGCCCCCAAGCGCCCCAATATCCTCTTCGCCTTCGCCGATGATTGGGGAAAATACGCCAGTTGCTATGCGGCCATTGAAGGCCCTAATTCCATCCATTCCCTTCTTCAAACCCCTCATGTTGATCGCATCGCGAGGGAAGGCGCCCTGTTCACCAACGCCTTTGTCAATGCCCCCTCTTGTACGCCTTGCCGGAGTTCCCTCCTTTCAGGCCAATACTTTTACCGAACGGGGCTGGGTGCTATTTTACAAGGGGCTATCTGGGATGAAGCTATTCCGACGTTTCCCTTATTGTTGGAAAAAGCGGGTTACCATATCGGTTATACCTACAAAGTATGGAGCCCCGGAGAGCCACAAGACGCTGGCTATGGCGGCGTGAAAAACAGGTACCAAACGAGCGGTAATTTCAATAATTATAGCCAGCAGGTAACGAAGTATGTGAAAGAAGATAGCATGACGATCGCAGCGGCAAAGCAAGTGTTGCATGATGAGGTCAGGGCCAACTTCCAGGCCTTTCTGGATGCCCGGGAAGCAGGAAAGCCATTTTGTTATTGGTGGGGACCAACGAATACGCATAGAAAATGGACCTATGGCTCAGGAAAAGCCCTTTGGGGGATAAACCCTGATGATTTGGAGGGCAAAATGCCCGCTTTTTTACCCGATGCAGATACGGTTCGGGAGGACTTTGCCGATTACCTGGGAGAGGCCATGGCTTTTGATGCCGGCTTAGGTGTGTTGCTGGGTATGCTGGAGGACATGGGAGAATTGGACAATACCTTCATTGTGGTCAGTGGCGATCATGGGTTTCCAGGCTTTTCGAATGGCAAGTGCAACCTCTACGATTATGGCACAAATGTAGCCTTGGCGGCCCGCTGGCCAAAGGTTATTCCTGCCAATCGGGTGATCACTGATTTTGTCAGCCTGCCGGACCTCGCCCCGACTTTTTTGGAGGCCGGACAAGCTCCCCTTCCTGATGCCATGACGGCCAAAAGTATCCTGCCCCTTCTCAAAACGGAGCAGGCAGGGCAAGTGGAGGAGGCACGAACCTGGGTGCTTACCGGTAGAGAACGCCATGTCAGAAAAGCACGGGCGGGCTTTTTGCCCTATCCGCAAAGAGCTATTCGAACCCAGGATTATCTGTATATCATCAACTTTGAACCCGATCGTTTCCCGCTGGGTGACCCCTTGGTCGTGGATGATGCGTATGAGCCAGATATGGATGCGCTCGCCAATAATACTTTTCTGGCCTTTGGCGACTTCGATGCGAGTCCGACCAAAGCCTGGCTAGTGGCCCATCGGCAGGAGGCTGCCGTGAAACCATTCTACCAGTTTGCTTTTGGGAAAAGGCCAGCCGAGGAGTTATTTGAACTAAAAACAGATCCTTATCAAATTAACAACATAGCGAACAACCCCGCCTTTGATGACATTCGACAAGCTTTGCGAAAACAGCTGTTGGACGAGCTAGCCAGAACCGGTGATCCAAGGGTCAATGCAGGAGAGGTGCCTTTTGAAAAAGCGCCTTATGCCGGTGACCTTTGA
- a CDS encoding sulfatase-like hydrolase/transferase: protein MYIKKTTLSILCCLLATFAIAQTESKSKPPNILCILVDDMGFGDLSCQGATDMRTPNIDNFAKEGMTCTNFYANCTVCSPSRASLLSGRYPDLVGVPGVIRQNEDNNWGYLAPDAILMPQVLKAKGYHSAIIGKWHLGLESPNTPTEKGFDLFKGFLGDMMDDYWNHRRGGINWMRHNQEEIDPQGHATDLFTDWAIDYLQERKDDDQPYYLYLAYNAPHFPIQPPQEWLDRVLEREKGIDEKRAKNVAFIEHLDYSIGRVLATLASTGLDENTLIVFTSDNGGALSYAQSNGKLRGGKQDMYEGGIRVPAFIKWKNHIAPGTKNSALMMHMDLYATFCAVAGVDLYHPIDGINLLPTLLDHTQSLPDRFVYWVRREGGGYGGQAYYAARYGEYKILQNTPYEPIEFFNITKDEYETKALDPSSDEVYQKLRMQLKERIRAAGQIPWQKKE from the coding sequence ATGTATATCAAAAAAACAACCCTAAGCATACTCTGCTGCCTACTAGCCACTTTCGCTATCGCTCAAACTGAATCCAAGTCCAAGCCGCCCAACATACTGTGCATCTTGGTAGATGACATGGGCTTTGGCGACTTATCCTGCCAGGGAGCCACCGATATGCGCACCCCCAACATCGACAATTTTGCCAAAGAGGGCATGACCTGCACAAACTTTTATGCTAACTGCACGGTTTGTTCGCCAAGTAGGGCCTCCCTGCTCAGTGGCAGATATCCCGATCTGGTGGGCGTGCCCGGCGTCATCCGGCAAAATGAAGACAACAACTGGGGTTACCTGGCCCCCGATGCCATACTGATGCCGCAAGTCCTAAAAGCCAAAGGCTACCATTCTGCCATCATTGGCAAGTGGCACCTGGGGCTGGAGAGCCCCAATACCCCAACGGAAAAGGGCTTTGATCTTTTCAAAGGCTTTTTAGGCGATATGATGGATGACTACTGGAACCATCGTCGGGGTGGCATCAATTGGATGCGCCACAACCAGGAAGAAATTGACCCCCAAGGCCATGCCACCGATCTTTTTACAGATTGGGCCATCGATTATTTGCAGGAACGAAAGGACGATGACCAACCCTATTACTTATACCTGGCCTACAATGCGCCTCATTTCCCCATTCAACCCCCACAAGAATGGCTGGACCGGGTATTGGAACGAGAAAAAGGAATTGACGAGAAAAGAGCCAAAAACGTGGCTTTTATTGAGCACTTAGACTATTCCATCGGCAGGGTCTTAGCCACTTTGGCGTCTACCGGATTGGACGAAAATACCTTAATTGTATTTACTTCCGACAATGGCGGGGCGCTGAGTTATGCCCAAAGCAATGGCAAATTGAGGGGCGGAAAACAGGATATGTATGAAGGCGGCATCCGCGTTCCTGCCTTTATAAAGTGGAAAAATCATATAGCGCCAGGCACAAAAAATTCTGCATTGATGATGCACATGGACCTCTATGCTACCTTTTGTGCCGTGGCGGGAGTGGACTTGTATCACCCTATTGATGGTATCAATCTGTTACCCACTTTATTAGATCATACGCAGTCACTCCCTGACAGGTTTGTTTATTGGGTGCGGCGAGAAGGTGGTGGATATGGAGGGCAAGCCTATTATGCGGCGCGCTATGGCGAATACAAAATCCTACAGAATACGCCATATGAGCCGATTGAATTTTTTAATATTACCAAGGACGAGTACGAGACCAAAGCCCTAGACCCCTCCTCCGATGAGGTTTACCAAAAATTGCGGATGCAACTAAAAGAACGTATTCGAGCAGCCGGACAAATACCCTGGCAAAAGAAAGAATAA
- a CDS encoding LamG-like jellyroll fold domain-containing protein, whose product MTQARKLFFLLLCLAIGQVLVAQTTYTTIAGGNWDNAATWDANGIPPNPVPANATLEIKHVIFNITAKTNNGTINVEGTGPSAYGLLNFVGDFDNFGTFDMKNTFSELRGSVGTFNNKSGGVVKGNYFSLWNGATFNNEAGALVDINLINVTSQGANSLNNAGIFNCYGTLSSYSISYGPVTNSAGAEFNVYGFFSLVNNSFTNGGAIRVFKHGFSLQGTYTGQAGSSIEWILPASGNAVTDYPQFSTFGTIDYSGSTLTVSLANGFEPNGGDIFYIYSGSSVPTNPISLPALSGGKTWKETRFSPYITLEVEAPAPTTPGAALASSGNNQLVSVPDDASLDIECQLSIEFWCKPTSYEDWGAIVMKAAGNSWSGGYGIYLYNSELKFFPTGFGSQHSTGYNVPLNQWTHVAATYDGTDSKVYINGNLISTKTIGLAIPTNNYPMGISGDPGYPFYNFNGHLDEVRVWNKALTQAEIQANMNCEIQTTSDCLVANYHFNQGIAGADNSGVTTLTDASGNGNNGTLQAGYTLNGTTSNWVAPGGVTSGQACNGAIVCEPIVSAPPTCPGNITTGNDPGLCGAYVSFTVGSGDVASPASGSYFPVGTTTVVITGSSGCGAAQTCSFTVTVNDNEAPKFSNCPGNISVNNDTGDCGAEVSWTAPSFSDNCTGATSSSTHDSGDFFAIGTTTVTYSGSDAANNDAIDCSFTVTVNDTEKPSISCAANTTVGTDADECGADLAIPTPDAGDNCQVAEVKARYRSVDENGNATGSWTSRVSDPSGYFAVGRYQIQWRAVDVNDNKKSCAYYLEVEDDEDPVAVCKNVTVNFNGEETISLSASQVWNEAASSDNCAYHYVSTSPSLAIGCDEVGNTVPFTVTISDNAGNTDHCTSYVTVTGLPCGWVEGPQDGSLNCGSNTSADYDTADESFALSADGCLQSGSAADQAAYVYQALCGDGQLTVRLASINNDGYAGLMARESLDPKARRAGILKNYSTIRVRREWRASYGGSVSRTHANERNVKWFRIIRAGNAIKSYTSTNGSSWDLTHKVTFTNLDDCIYLGMMAYSLNGSAEVKAVFDQVSFEGDGGTNSLVDNATLPNTLEIVGAIDPIENGALNIFPNPAKNQVQMVLEGFQDMATQVVVRDPFGRIVRHIKLDSGSDSVLPLDIQNLAAGLYMVSVIQDERIVVSKKLVVQP is encoded by the coding sequence ATGACTCAAGCAAGAAAACTTTTTTTTCTGCTCTTGTGCCTGGCAATAGGCCAGGTGCTCGTGGCGCAGACCACCTACACAACCATAGCAGGTGGCAACTGGGATAATGCAGCTACCTGGGACGCCAATGGGATACCGCCCAATCCAGTTCCGGCCAATGCCACGCTGGAAATAAAGCATGTCATATTTAATATTACAGCCAAAACCAATAATGGTACCATTAATGTAGAAGGTACAGGTCCTTCTGCTTATGGTTTGCTGAATTTTGTTGGAGACTTTGACAATTTTGGCACCTTTGACATGAAGAATACATTCAGTGAATTGCGTGGAAGCGTGGGCACCTTTAACAACAAATCAGGTGGAGTTGTCAAAGGCAATTATTTCAGCTTGTGGAACGGGGCCACTTTTAATAATGAAGCCGGAGCCCTGGTGGATATCAATCTGATTAATGTAACCAGTCAGGGCGCAAATAGTCTGAACAATGCAGGAATATTTAACTGCTACGGTACCCTTTCGTCATACTCGATTTCTTATGGTCCTGTCACCAATTCTGCAGGGGCTGAGTTTAATGTCTATGGCTTTTTTTCTCTTGTTAATAATTCCTTTACGAATGGTGGAGCTATAAGGGTATTTAAACATGGCTTTTCCTTACAAGGCACTTATACTGGCCAGGCAGGAAGCTCTATCGAATGGATCTTACCCGCATCGGGAAATGCTGTTACTGATTATCCACAATTTTCTACTTTTGGAACAATAGATTATTCAGGTTCCACCCTTACCGTTAGCCTGGCCAATGGCTTTGAACCCAACGGCGGAGATATATTTTATATTTATTCTGGATCGTCCGTTCCTACTAACCCTATTTCCTTGCCAGCGCTTTCCGGTGGAAAAACCTGGAAAGAAACTAGGTTCAGTCCTTATATCACGCTGGAAGTGGAAGCACCGGCACCTACCACACCCGGGGCAGCCCTGGCCAGCAGTGGTAACAATCAACTGGTGTCCGTACCTGATGATGCCAGTTTGGATATCGAGTGTCAGTTGTCTATTGAATTCTGGTGTAAACCCACGAGTTATGAAGACTGGGGCGCAATTGTAATGAAAGCCGCCGGCAATAGCTGGAGTGGCGGCTATGGGATTTATTTGTATAATAGTGAACTCAAGTTTTTCCCCACTGGTTTTGGAAGCCAGCATAGCACCGGATATAACGTGCCGCTTAATCAGTGGACACATGTTGCTGCTACCTATGATGGTACAGACTCCAAGGTATACATCAATGGTAACTTGATTAGCACCAAAACGATTGGCCTGGCCATTCCTACCAACAATTATCCAATGGGTATCTCTGGTGACCCAGGCTATCCTTTCTATAACTTCAATGGCCACTTGGATGAAGTCAGGGTCTGGAACAAAGCCCTCACTCAAGCTGAGATTCAGGCCAATATGAATTGTGAAATTCAGACAACCAGCGACTGCCTCGTTGCCAATTATCACTTTAATCAAGGTATTGCTGGCGCAGATAACTCTGGTGTAACTACCTTGACCGATGCTAGTGGCAATGGTAATAATGGTACTTTACAAGCCGGGTATACCTTGAATGGAACAACCTCCAACTGGGTGGCCCCAGGAGGGGTAACTTCCGGCCAGGCCTGTAATGGAGCCATTGTTTGTGAACCCATCGTCAGTGCGCCGCCCACTTGTCCAGGCAATATCACAACTGGAAATGATCCCGGCCTCTGCGGTGCCTATGTTAGTTTTACTGTAGGTTCAGGAGATGTTGCTTCACCTGCTTCGGGTTCTTATTTCCCAGTAGGCACTACTACCGTGGTGATTACAGGTAGCAGTGGCTGTGGAGCAGCCCAGACTTGCAGCTTCACTGTTACTGTCAATGATAACGAAGCCCCCAAGTTTAGCAATTGCCCAGGTAATATCTCGGTGAACAATGATACAGGAGATTGTGGTGCCGAAGTGAGTTGGACGGCCCCGAGCTTTAGTGATAATTGCACAGGTGCCACTTCCAGTTCTACGCATGATTCTGGCGACTTTTTCGCTATTGGAACCACCACGGTCACCTATTCGGGTAGCGATGCTGCTAATAATGATGCCATTGACTGTAGCTTTACCGTCACGGTAAATGATACGGAAAAACCAAGCATCAGCTGTGCTGCTAACACTACCGTAGGAACCGATGCAGACGAATGCGGCGCCGATCTAGCTATCCCAACACCCGATGCGGGTGATAACTGTCAGGTAGCAGAGGTGAAGGCCAGGTACCGATCTGTAGATGAAAATGGGAATGCAACGGGCAGCTGGACGAGTCGTGTCAGCGACCCTAGTGGCTACTTCGCTGTTGGGCGTTATCAAATCCAATGGCGTGCCGTGGATGTTAATGACAACAAAAAATCTTGTGCTTACTACCTGGAGGTAGAGGATGATGAAGACCCCGTTGCTGTATGTAAAAACGTGACGGTGAACTTCAATGGAGAGGAGACAATCTCTCTGAGTGCCAGCCAGGTATGGAATGAAGCGGCCAGCTCCGATAATTGTGCCTATCACTATGTCAGCACTTCGCCTTCGCTAGCTATTGGTTGTGATGAGGTCGGTAATACCGTTCCGTTTACGGTAACCATCAGCGACAATGCTGGTAATACGGATCATTGTACATCCTATGTGACGGTCACTGGCTTGCCTTGCGGCTGGGTCGAAGGCCCACAAGACGGTAGCCTCAACTGCGGCAGCAATACCAGTGCAGATTATGATACGGCTGATGAAAGCTTTGCCCTCAGTGCCGATGGCTGCTTGCAAAGTGGCTCTGCGGCAGATCAAGCCGCCTATGTTTATCAGGCATTGTGTGGAGATGGCCAATTAACTGTCCGCCTGGCTAGCATCAACAACGATGGTTATGCTGGTTTGATGGCCCGTGAAAGCCTCGACCCCAAAGCTCGACGTGCTGGTATCCTGAAAAATTACTCCACTATTCGTGTACGTCGCGAATGGCGTGCCAGCTATGGTGGCAGTGTTAGCCGAACCCATGCCAATGAAAGAAACGTGAAATGGTTCCGGATTATACGCGCCGGCAATGCCATCAAGTCTTATACCAGTACCAATGGCAGCTCCTGGGACCTAACCCATAAGGTAACTTTCACTAATTTGGATGATTGTATCTATTTGGGCATGATGGCCTACAGCCTCAATGGCAGTGCCGAAGTGAAGGCGGTATTTGATCAGGTGAGCTTTGAAGGCGACGGTGGCACAAACAGCCTGGTCGACAACGCCACTTTACCTAACACTTTAGAAATAGTTGGTGCAATTGATCCGATTGAAAATGGGGCGCTAAATATCTTCCCTAATCCTGCCAAAAATCAGGTACAAATGGTATTGGAAGGATTTCAGGATATGGCAACGCAGGTAGTGGTTCGTGATCCATTCGGAAGAATTGTTCGCCATATCAAGTTGGATAGTGGCTCGGATAGCGTATTACCATTAGATATACAGAACCTGGCTGCTGGTCTTTATATGGTTAGCGTCATACAAGATGAGCGCATAGTGGTGAGTAAGAAATTGGTGGTACAGCCGTAG